A window of Balaenoptera ricei isolate mBalRic1 chromosome 12, mBalRic1.hap2, whole genome shotgun sequence genomic DNA:
cattttcttaattgttttgggtttgttattgtaggtcttttccttctcttgtgtttcctgcctaaagaagttcctttagcatttgttgtaaagctggtttggtggtgctgaattctcttagcttttgcttgtctgtagaggttttaatttctccgtggaacctgaatgacatccttgctgggtaatctttttttttttttttaaaagaaattcacgttcttttatttatttatttatttatttatttatttatttatttatgactgtgttgagtcttcgtttctgtgcgagggctttctctagttgcggcaagtggggaccactcttcatcgcggtgcgcgggcctctcaccatcgcggcctctcttgttgcggagcacaggctccagatgtgcaggctcagtaattgtggctcacgggcccagttgctccgtggcatgtgggatcttcccagaccagggctcgaacccgtgtcccctgcattggcaggcagattctcaaccactgcgccaccagggaagccccgttgctgggtaatcttgattgtaggtttttcccttttatcattttaaatatgtcctgccactcccttctggcttgcagagtttctgctgaaagatgagctgttaaccttatggggagtcccttgtgtgttatttgttgtttttcccttgctgcttttaatattttttctttgtatttaattttttttgatagtttgattaatatgtgtcttggcatgtttctccttggatttatcctgtatgggaccctctgcccttcctggacttgactgactatttcctttcctatattagggaaggaATATAggaaataatctcttcaaatattttctcagtccctttctttttctctttttcttctggggccTCTACAATTCttatgttggtgcgtttaatgttgtctcagaggtctctgagactgtcctcaattcttttcattcttttttctttattctgctctgtggtagttatctccactattttaccttccaggtcacttatccgttcttctgcctcagttattctgctattggttccttatagagaatttttaacttcatttattgtgttgttcatcattgtttgtttgctctttatttcttctagtcccttgttaaacgtttcttatattttctccattctatttccaagattttggatcgtctttactatcattactctgaattctttttcaggtagactgcctctttcctcttcatttgtttgttgtggtgggtttttaccttgctccttcatctgctgtgtatttctctgtcttctcattttgcttaatttactgtgtttggagtctccttttcacaggctgcaggttcgtagtttgcATTGTGTattgtgtctgcccccagtgggtaagtttggttcagtgggttgtgtaggcttcctggtggaggcgactggtgcctgtgttttggtggatgatgctggatcttgtctttctggtgggcagaaccacatccggtggtgtgttttgaggtgtctgtgaacttagtatgattttaggcagcctctctgctaatgggtggggttgtgttcctgtcttgctagttgtttggaatGGAGTGTCCAGCAcagtagcttgctggttgttgagtggagctgggtcttagtgttgagatggagatctctgggagagctttcgctgtttgatatttcgtggagccgggaggtctctggtggaccaatgccctgaactcagctctcccacctcagaggttcaggcctgacacctggccagagcaccaagaccctgtaagCCACTCGGCTGCTagtgctggagggtctcctgcagaggcgggggacgGCTGGGGCTCACGGCTGGGGCAAGGATCTGGGAGCAGAAGTTCTCTGTTATTCTTTGAATAATATATGTAGTGCAGATATAGGTTGTGACTGTAAAATGTAGAGTCATTTGCTTTAATAGTTCTCTGACTGTCTTTGGAATTTGACAAGCTTTCCCAGAACACAAGCCTGAAGAGAAAGCCAGTAATAGCCTGCAGGTTAAACTGAACTCTCAAGAAGTAATTTGGGGCCCACTTTAGCATAGACTAATAGATGATCAACGCCTTAGAGTTCTATTGTATTACCTAAGACAGGGTCACATTTGTTTTAATTAGGACAGGAAACATTTTTTGAATGTATGTAGccttggaagtaaaaaaaaaaaaaaaagtctcagaatTACCTATCCCTCACCAAGGTAACTTCCAAAAGTAACATATTTTGATTGCAAAATGTCTACTTAGGGACACAATTAGCTGAGTTACTATATGAGATTGTCAACTATTTAGACAGTTAAATGTTGGCATATAggatcatatatttttaaaatatgaccttAATGTTAGTTAAACTCTTGCTTCTCTCTGAAAGCAGTTAGAGAGCATTGCCAGTAATTGATTCGAGTCATTCCAATTTTGTTAACAGTGCTTCTGTATCAtcatgttttctatatataaacacaggtttgtttcatttttgaatgGGTTGATTTCTACTCAGAAGAATAGAAATTACCATCCATGCTTTGACCTACTAAAAGTAGTCTTTGTGGTTCTTCAAAGTTGTTCCAGCTAATCCAGACTTCAGAAGTGTTATTTGGAAGCATAAGCGTTAATACCGTGGGGTAGTATATAGTAATATGGCAAAGAAAACTCAGAACAGTACGCATAGTATCAAAAATATTGAGAGAGTGGATTAGGGggaaatttttatctttgttttccttaCAGCTCTGCCATGAAGTAAAGCTTCGGAGGAAAATCAACATGAGTGAACGTGCGATCATTGATCTTGATCGTGAAAAGGCCATTCAAGACGAAATGATGGAATCTTCTCCAAATTGTCCCAATTCAAGACAATGTGAATTTACAGGGATGAATCACAGGGATGGtctgggaaaaaaaggtaaagcaGAGCAGAGCTTActcagtgaaagaaatcaaatgcgtaaggaacaaaaaacaatcaaaaaatcaaaagtagGGTTAATGGATTCTATGGCCACAGACAACCAAAAGGAATGTGAGACCCCGCCTGACCTGAGGACTTCTGAGGAAGAGAACAAGAGCTGCTCTGGCGCCCTCAACACAGTAAGTAAGCCAGGATTGGCCTAGGAGTGTTTCTAAAGACATATTTACATTTCAAAGTGCTAACATACTATTGTTTATATGTATAAAGGCTCTTGAAGAACTTGCCAAAGTTAGTGAAGAATTATGCAGCTTTCAAGAGGAAATTCGAAAGCGTTCTAACCACAGAAGGTAGGCTGGTACATCTATGATGATTTTTATGTTGGAAAATCAAAAAGAATGTTGTTTTTAGTTAATGAATCCAAACTTCCTTTAGCATCTAACACTTTGTTAGTGAGAATTAATAATGCTGTTAAAATACGTTATCTTAGGAGATAAAAACTTAAATTGTATGTTTCTCTGTTCACTAATTCTTAAAGCAAATCTAGTTCTCTTTGTAGTTTGACTCTTAGGCGTACTTTACTTTTTTGGTGTTTAGTGAAGTTATACTaaccataataaataataaaataacaagtaAACTCCAAtggagttcttttttattttgagtaTTTGGCCAGTGGAAGAGTATACTGGGTTAATCTAGTTAAATACATCTTTAAACTATGTCAAGTTTAACAATGTGGTGTTTTAATTATATAATGATGTTCTACTGAAACATTTTGagccatttatttttctacatttattatatatataatggaagcattcataattttcagaataacatattgtaaatatgtacacacatacatatttatacagtgctgtaaaACATGCTCTTTCAGTTCAGAAGCACCCTTATAACCATAAGGGTAAGTTTTagccaaattgaaaaataaattggaattcTCTACAAGTTAAGTAAAGATGGATTGTTCTAGGATCACTATTTATCTCCTAGTGGGGCAGTATACTTCTCTTAGAAGCTATAGGAATGTGGACCCttatttttctttagcttttttgaagctcagagagaatTTTTGTACTGACTTACAATAGATTTTCTTACCCAGCCatgatttttacataattttgccTTCCACTTTTCCATTTAGCTTTTGTCTActactctctgctaatgggtattTGTCTGCACTTTATTGTAAGCTATCTCGTAATAAAAGTTGAAGAGATATAAATATGATTATATGTATCAATATGattaattaatgttaatttgTGAACCCACATTCTTGCtatatttaggtttttatttcaataattcttacttgccaatttttttttacaaaccacACCTGGTATAAAGTTCTCACTGCCACTTATGGCCTTTCGAGAAAAGCTCAAAATCCTTAGTATGTAATTCAAAGTCATTACAGTTTGAcctaatatttctcttttatttgccGTCATCCTTACCACTTTTTTATATTCCATCCACACCAAAGTACTCACTGTTCCTTGAATAGCCACACTGTTTGTACTGCAGCTCTCTTTTGCTTATATGTCCtttactcataaaaaaaaaaaaagatgatcacTTTTCTTTCATGCCCAAATAACACCTTCCATTTGGTATTGCTCATGTCTGTTTGCGCTTTGATTCAGATTTCTGTCACACTATTTAGAATGTTATTTCAAATTCATGGGGAGGAGTTTGAGCTCAGAAGATGTTATAAATCGGAATTCAGTAGGCAAAGCGGATATAAGGAAATGGCAAGAGAAAACCTATAGAAATGGGAATGCCAATAGCAGGCACCCAAGAGACTACACACAGTCGAGTCTGAGTGTAGGTGAAGTTTTaggtaatagaaaaaaatgagagacacAGTTAAAAAGATAGTTTGGGTCAGACTATGTATATGGAGTTGAATACAACACTGAGAGGTGGCCTTCATCCTGCAGTAAAAGGGACTTGAAGTTTTGTACTGTgggatttatataaaaataatgtttaaggaAGTTGTGACTCCTTTTCCTATAACAGAATCCATTGCTTTAGCCCCAGTGTCTTTTAAGAGCTTATCATAAATAAAGTCATCACTAATATACCATGTTTTATAATTGTCTAGGATGAAGTCAGATTCTTTTCTCCAGGAAACACCAGTTGTAATTAATATGCCTTATGGAGATCACATGATCAACAACAACCAGTGCATTACTTCAGCcaatttagaaaaagagaaaaagaaaaatagaaagaatctgAGCTGTACTGATGTTTTCCAAAACAGTTCTAAGAAAAAAGGTGGAATTGATACAACTGATCTGCAAAGAAGTGAAACCCCACCAGTTCCTCCTCCAAGAAGTACATCTCGAAATTTTCCCAGCTCATGTTCTGCACAAGCCCATGAAAGTTTGAAGGAAAGTTCAGACCACAACGGCTGGGTGGCCCAAGAAGGTCAAGGCGAAAAGAACTGCAACCCTCATTTCCTCTGGAGGCAAGACAAGATGCCTATACTGTGTCTAAATGAAGGGAAGACTTTGAAAGATggtatcacattttcttctttggcaCCAGAAACCAAAATAGATAAGAAGCCTTCATGTAATGAAAATGTTGGACTTACCATGTGGTCATGTGACACTGGGATTGGTGCAAAAAATAGCCCCTCTACACCATGGTTTCAGAAAACCTGTTCTATTCCCAATAAGCCAAAATATGAAAAGGTGATTCCAGATCACCCTGCTAAATCTCATCCTGATCTTCACACAAGCAATGTCTGTAGCTCCTTGCTGACACAGAGCAGTGGCCCACTGAGAAGTTTCAGTTGTGGCTTTGAAAGGACTACTAAGAATGAAAAGCTGGCAGCAAAGACTGATGAATTTAACAGAATCGTATTTAGAACAAATAGAAATTGTCATGCAGTACAGCAAAGTCAAAGCTACTCAGAACCATCTGAAGATCTTCAGCCCTGTAATACTTTACTTTCTTGCACAGGTAACATCTCAGAAAGTGACAGTGTATCTGACATTCTGAAAACCAGTGCCCCCATGCCTGTGCCCAGGGAAAATGTGCATGATAATTCcaccaaaaaacccacaacagGCCTATTCAGACAAATGCAGGAACACATAAGCCCTAGCAGTTACCGGAATATGCTCCACGAGCATGACTGGAGACCAAGTAATTTGTCTGGCCGACCAAGGTCAGCTGATCCCAGGTCAAATTATGGTGTGGTGGAAAAGCTGCTGAAAACCTATGAGACATCATCGGGGTCCGCATTGCAAAATTCTAAATGCTTCCAGGCTAATTGGACCAAGTGTAATTCTGATGTCAGTGGTGGAGCCACATTAagtcagcattttaaaaagttccaAATAGAACAAGAGCTTCAGCAAAAGCCAGCTATGTGTGGAGCGCAGCAAGTGAAGCAAGGAGCAGATCGGAAAGAGGTAACTGAGGTGAGAAAGAAATTTAACATATTTTGGTAGAACTGCATCCATATTTAGCAATGGCTCAGAGTTCAGTCAGTTGCccattcatataaatagaatgtaGGCACGTGTTTTGACATCTTCTTCGTTCCTTGACCCTTCATTTGTGAATAAATATAAACCTTAGAATTGTAACTCAACATGAACTTTTAAAAGCATAGTTTTTAAGTCTGGGTTTAGCACAttataacttttatttaaattctgAAATGGCACAACACAATGTAATAAATTAAATTCTTAAGAACCTCAAAAAGATCAAATGtttgttgtgtttctttcttgaaaaaataTTCTGAATGTGCATCTGTTCATTTATAGAATCTTATCCTGTTaaagtgtttatatttttaaaagtatatgggAAGTATTTATAAATAACTCGCACTTTTTGGTTATTAGCTATGGTTGGTTCAGTCATTCCCAGAATTTGATTCATGTTCTTCCTCAGGGGATTAGTCACATGAATATGAGTTtgggtgaaaaaaaatcatttaaaatagtgCCTTATGCAGTTCTCTTATTGTGGAACTAAAAGGcagtatatgaaaataaaaatgatagtataacgtaaaaaaatttaagatcatTATTATTTGTATAAATTCTTTGTGTGGAAATTGcccgccccccaaaaaaatggGTATTTAAATAAACTGTTACCCTTTCTTTATTCCAGTTTGCTTGCAAAAGAGTATAATCTTAGAGGATAAAAAGAGGTTGAGGAGATTTGTATTTACAATGAAGAGCTATCCATCAGCACCTTTTATGCATAATTTATAAAAAGTTACAAGGTGACATATTGTTATAATTAGCCAATGCTTTGAAAATCCTGGTTTTACATAGTGCAATGTATATGCACCATTGTTTTAAACGAGGCAGGTTGCCTCCTTCTGgtgtaagaaattatttttatgaggCTTTCAAGCCCTACAAAAGTATCAGTTTACATGTAGTTTATCAGAAACTTTGCCTGTTTGCCCAAAGTACAAATAATTATCctgcttttctatttttgttttttttagttgagCCCATAAATACCTGTA
This region includes:
- the KIAA0408 gene encoding uncharacterized protein KIAA0408 homolog, with product MDLHKQWENTETNWHKEKMELLDQFDNERKEWESQWKIMQKKIEELCHEVKLRRKINMSERAIIDLDREKAIQDEMMESSPNCPNSRQCEFTGMNHRDGLGKKGKAEQSLLSERNQMRKEQKTIKKSKVGLMDSMATDNQKECETPPDLRTSEEENKSCSGALNTALEELAKVSEELCSFQEEIRKRSNHRRMKSDSFLQETPVVINMPYGDHMINNNQCITSANLEKEKKKNRKNLSCTDVFQNSSKKKGGIDTTDLQRSETPPVPPPRSTSRNFPSSCSAQAHESLKESSDHNGWVAQEGQGEKNCNPHFLWRQDKMPILCLNEGKTLKDGITFSSLAPETKIDKKPSCNENVGLTMWSCDTGIGAKNSPSTPWFQKTCSIPNKPKYEKVIPDHPAKSHPDLHTSNVCSSLLTQSSGPLRSFSCGFERTTKNEKLAAKTDEFNRIVFRTNRNCHAVQQSQSYSEPSEDLQPCNTLLSCTGNISESDSVSDILKTSAPMPVPRENVHDNSTKKPTTGLFRQMQEHISPSSYRNMLHEHDWRPSNLSGRPRSADPRSNYGVVEKLLKTYETSSGSALQNSKCFQANWTKCNSDVSGGATLSQHFKKFQIEQELQQKPAMCGAQQVKQGADRKEVTEESMAVKSSHGKGFSRPARPANRRLPSRWASRSPSAPPALRRTVHNFPISLRSEASMV